In a single window of the Halanaerobiales bacterium genome:
- a CDS encoding 5'-nucleotidase C-terminal domain-containing protein, translating into AGMSFVFAKDRPAGERVLEIEVNGKPLDHDKMYKVATNDFMAAGGDGYTMLKDAETTLLAGGLEEVLMQYISAKGTVSPEKKGRIIGVEVKNDNYVYEVKKGDMLREIASYFDVSLSTLIQANNIENPDLIHVGQEIVVPVK; encoded by the coding sequence TTGCAGGTATGTCCTTTGTTTTTGCTAAAGATAGACCTGCTGGAGAAAGAGTTTTAGAGATAGAAGTTAATGGAAAACCACTTGATCATGATAAGATGTATAAAGTTGCAACAAATGATTTCATGGCTGCAGGTGGAGATGGATATACAATGTTAAAAGATGCAGAAACTACTTTATTAGCTGGTGGTTTAGAAGAGGTATTAATGCAGTATATTTCTGCTAAAGGTACAGTTTCACCAGAGAAAAAAGGAAGAATTATTGGTGTAGAAGTTAAAAATGATAATTATGTTTATGAAGTGAAAAAAGGAGATATGTTAAGAGAGATAGCTTCATATTTTGATGTTAGTCTATCTACTCTTATTCAGGCTAATAATATAGAAAATCCTGATCTAATTCATGTTGGTCAAGAAATTGTAGTTCCAGTTAAATAA